Proteins encoded by one window of Nasonia vitripennis strain AsymCx chromosome 5, Nvit_psr_1.1, whole genome shotgun sequence:
- the LOC116417727 gene encoding uncharacterized protein LOC116417727 has product MQPDPEHREPVEFRISRDAAESSRRGINSEKDTKMKVVILLLTLLSGALAYQSRGWRPPGPAFNPARLQQQRIRPALTYGPPTHSGIPTTGRPLPEPTTTTTERSIEQTTPTTSVLVPEPGTAGTTEDFDSNPALAIANSFAFNRPIYVYNAGFPFHPAYTFLPQ; this is encoded by the exons ATGCAGCCCGATCCCGAACACCGGGAGCCAGTCgaatttcgaatttcgcgcgacGCCGCAGAGAGCAGCCGACGAGGGATAAACTCCGAGAAGGACACGAAGATGAAG GTCGTCATCCTCCTCTTGACGCTCCTGAGCGGCGCGCTGGCTTACCAGTCGCGAGGCTGGCGACCTCCTGGCCCGGCCTTTAATCCCGCCCGACTACAACAGCAGCGGATTCGGCCAGCTCTGACTTACGGACCTCCGACGCACTCCGGCATCCCTACCACCGGAAGACCACTGCCAGAGCcgaccacgacgacgacggagaGGAGCATCGAGCAGACGACGCCCACGACGTCGGTGCTAGTCCCGGAGCCTGGTACGGCCGGGACGACCGAGGACTTTGACTCTAACCCAGCACTCGCCATCGCCAACTCGTTCGCCTTCAACAGGCCCATCTACGTCTACAACGCCGGCTTTCCCTTTCACCCGGCTTACACCTTCCTGCCGCAGTGA
- the LOC103316594 gene encoding uncharacterized protein LOC103316594 — translation MEKSFLCPQRHVIPHGAKVFVTAFLLASHLRPRKPEKKCKPNDEKIPNDRGLMEHCWKLVPYKYNLSPDPPASSLELLMMQSRREYEKVHPPKIPEPELNGKIHYDYGKIFKRIKL, via the exons atggaGAAAAGCTTCCTCTGTCCACAACGACACGTCATCCCGCACGGAGCCAAG GTATTCGTAACAGCCTTCCTCCTGGCCAGTCATCTGAGACCGCGAAAGCCGGAAAAAAAGTGCAAACCCAACGACGAGAAAATCCCGAACGACAGAGGCCTGATGGAGCACTGCTGGAAGCTCGTGCCGTACAAGTACAACCTGAGCCCCGATCCGCCGGCCTCGAGTCTCGAGCTGCTAATGATGCAGAGCCGCCGGGAATACGAGAAAGTCCACCCGCCAAAGATCCCCGAGCCCGAGCTCAATGGCAAGATCCACTATGACTACGGCAAAATCTTCAAGCGCATCAAGCTGTAA